DNA sequence from the Tachysurus fulvidraco isolate hzauxx_2018 chromosome 1, HZAU_PFXX_2.0, whole genome shotgun sequence genome:
CCTCCCCAGTGGCTCATAATATCATTTTTTTGACATACAAACGAAAGGCTACTCGTACATTCACTTCTGTAGGTAAGGTCATTTTTGGCACCACAAAAATTTGgttttgatttaaaagtgttgtttacttttttctttttctttttttttttgagaagaaTGATACAGTGATATCGAACGCATCATCATTCCACACACGGGGTGCTACACTGCCTGGCAACAGTTTACCGATTAACATTTTTGGCTTTATTTTGCTCAGatgttttttgttctgtaaagattTCGTGACAGGTTACAATAACAGGTTCCACTATGCTTCCAGTGACCGTGCTggggtttttttatgtttttttttttttttatgttgtaaatTGTGCCAAATGTGGTTATCCCTGAACTAGAGGATCACCACAGTTCTGACATTGATGTTTACTTCTGACACCATCATCACCTGATTCTAACAATACAAtatgctttattttaattattattattatttttactttttttttcttttcaattggGTTTCAATGGGATAGCCACACACTGCGACAAGACTTGGATAACAATGGGAGGGACACACTGTTTCATCGCTATGTCCCCCCTAAGATGTATAATTCATTTATGCTGTGTTGTAAAATAGATGACTGAGcaaagcagcttttttttttatttccagaaaCGAGTGGTTTTTAAGTTCATCGTAGACTAATCTGTCAATAGattatgaattatatattatataaatacaaatatatatatataaatatatactttttatgTGCCGATGTGGATGTCACCTAATGCAGAGACtttgcaaaggaaaaaaaaaatacatgtaggATTTTGTTCACGTTACTTCTGGTCTTAAATTTCCTCCAAGCTGTTGCCCTCCTGTTGTCATGTTGTTGCTGTGTGAAGCAGGTGAGACCAGGGCTCCAGACACCCAGAGCAATGATGAGGCCAGGTTTCTAACACAGAAACGGTGctaaaacacacgcacacacacacacacacacacgtcctctttGTTTTGCGTTCTTGGATGACGCGTTTGCTGTTTGATGTCACTCTCTTTCAAAATATTAAAGCTGTTTTTGAATGTGTCTCCTCCCCAGAGTGAAATACTGTAGAAGCCACCTCACAACGCCGTCTTCATGTTTCTATGAAATCAAAAATGCAACACTGCGAAAAAAAATTGCTGCTAGTTTAGACGTGCTCCTAGAATgagtttttttggggggttttccAGTCACAGTTGCCCgctcttttcctttttatctCAGGATATCTTGTATTGGTTCTGTAATGGCTTGGGGGAAAATCTTTTCCCTCTGTAAGCAGACTGAAAGACACTGAGTGCAGCAGTCATGGCCTCTGATCAAGCTCTTCTTTAACCTGAAGTAGTTGAGGAACGAGTTCTGAAGTGTGGCGGTAAGCCCTGGTCTTCCCTCCATATGATTTTGAGCTTAGAGATAACTGTCAGAGGCAAGGAACCAAATGATAATCTCCTGAATTTGTCTCACATATCTTTCAGCACTATCAATAGTAAACGtcggggaaagaaaaaaaattaacattcaCAAAATGTTTGTGGAAAAAAGTAGACATGTCTGAAGACTTGTATTGGAAatgtaagtacatttttctgttgCTAGACAAAGTGTTTGAGAGAATTGTGAACCTTTTTATTGCCAGATTGCAACTGCTATAAGATATAAACTGACTATCAAATCATTTTGTGTGAATCATTATTACTAAGAGAATTGTGCTTGGTATGATTCATCCAAAAATGGACCTGTGCTATATTTGTAGTAATGAAAATTAACATTTTGACTGATTGATTGTTATTAGTCACAGTGATTAGTAAAAGGTTGTTCTGTTGAAAATTAGACACCAGTGGAGCTCACGGTAGGTTTCGGATAAGACTTTTATCATGGTGGGTACACCATGCTACGCTACATGGCTAATAgcatgtggacacctgatcatctTATACCTATGTGCGTCTTTCTAAATCTGTTGCCTGAAAGTTTATAGTTTTCTTTCACTGGAATTAAGAGACACAAACCTggtccagcatgacaatgcacctgtgcacaaagagctccatgaagatgtGGTTTGTCAAGGTTTATATGGAAGAACTCTGACTCAACCCTAataaacacctttgggatgaactagaACACTggctgaaccccagacctcctcacctaACATCAGTATATGATCTCACTAAACTCGCTCATCAGGCTTAAAATATTCTTTCAGGAGCCAACATATCACActtccaacatctagtggaaaagcCAAACAGAAAAGTGGAGCTTATTAAAACAGGTTAGGACAGTTATCCGTCTATAAATGTGCAGATAACCGACaatctgatatttatttaacttttttcatttgtttttccttaaCAATCATATTTAGAGACATGTCCTCAGTCTTAATTTGCACACTGTACTCTTTACTTAAACCGAATCAGGGTTCAGAGCAATTTGCTGATGAAGTAAATTAGGAATTAGACATGATTATTGGCCTTTCTAATTGCCTAGATATTCATCTTTGTTGTTAATTTCAGTGTGATAAGAGCATATCAGAGAGAAGAATTAAGATATAATTACAGGGCCACACACTGAGAATAAAGATGAGAATGTTCCTGGGTTAAACGCTGTGATGCTGTGCCTCGGCTGTAGTGATGCCTAGGTACAATACCACCCCCTACCGGACACACTGCACGACATAAGCTGTATTAATGTGCTATAGGTGGACATTTCAGACCTTAGAAATGAACAACTGACATAACATTCATTACAGATCCTTATACATTTACTTAGAATGATATATGCACCAGTTtaataatgtgatgtattttaACACTAGCTGTTTATTTACATTGAGAGAAGAAAAAGctgttcatgtaaaaaaaaaaaaatcaaatattttcctCTAAAGTGATTGACACttggaataaaaataatttcatgaaTATACTAGCTGTAAGATATCATGTCAATTTGAAGATCCACCAAAAAAAGTCCAGAGTGACATTTCTGCTATATATTATGTTGCATATCTTAATGCTTACAGCAGTCAGCTTGTCTTGGTAAAGATGAGAGTCCCCGGGACAGAGGAAGACATTACGGAACACATACAATCATCTATGTTTGTATCATCTCTTCTTCACGATATGAAGCcctagttttttgttttgcttttcctgCTCCGTCTCCTCCTTCAATGCTTTGTATTTCCACTTAGGAACCTGCAGGTACTGTGAATTCTTGCTCCTGCACCGGTTCCTCTCAGGTGTGTAGGTCGGTGGTGGAGCCTTGCACAGGCGTACTTTGGGCACCACCAGACCCGGTGACACGCTCCTCCTGCGTATCTTGTACAGCGGCAGCAGGCTGTTTCTGCGCAGTGTCATGCTGGATGCCAAAACCACATCTGGCAGCGTTGGCACTTGCAGGCTGGCACATTGTTCCTGTTCCTTGAAACCCAGCAGCATCCGACCGTTTTGGAAGAGACGCGTATAGTTCTCTGGACATTTAAGATCTTCTGCCCGCTTTTCATTGTCCCGCAGGATATCTGGGACAGCTGGTCGATGTTTGCCTACACATGGTGGGCTCCCTGGGCATACTGTGCTGCAGGCAGTTGCCACAAGTGGACTTGCCAGCGCTGTGGTCAGACGTACCATGTAGTCTAGCACCCCCTCCTCCAGAGGCTCCGACCTAATTCCAAGGTTAAAGTTGCCACACATGCCCTCCGACACCTTCCTCCAGCACGGTTGGGGCTCCTGTGCCTGGCGCACCAGTTGAGACAACATGGGCCACTCCATGCGGAATGAATCGCAGAACTGCTCGGCACACGGCCGGACCATAAGCCTCTGCATCATCCACGCTGTCTCATAGCGTCCTGTGAAAAGTGCCCACTCGAGCGCCGTCAGCTTACGCCCGTAGTCCCTTACGTCGACATCCGCACCTGCAGGAGAGAGCCAGCGAGTCAGAGGTAACACAATGCCAA
Encoded proteins:
- the ankrd33bb gene encoding ankyrin repeat domain-containing protein 33B — translated: MEAGTCYVVMETSKHNSCDAEEKKDSCYAAADDDDDDNDDVYLVNDDDDDDDDDAIYQEFAELDFFQLPDSKSIVSDDSFYPPDNSVTSQRSPTPEGPEPLTFFMACSSNNAIIVKIMIRQGVSKEEVREVDKNNRTGLIVACYQGYVDVVMALSQCPYVDVNWQDSEGNTALMTAAQAGHIMITNFLLNYYTGVDIELRNCHGFTAVMKAAVQGRANCVRALMMSGADVDVRDYGRKLTALEWALFTGRYETAWMMQRLMVRPCAEQFCDSFRMEWPMLSQLVRQAQEPQPCWRKVSEGMCGNFNLGIRSEPLEEGVLDYMVRLTTALASPLVATACSTVCPGSPPCVGKHRPAVPDILRDNEKRAEDLKCPENYTRLFQNGRMLLGFKEQEQCASLQVPTLPDVVLASSMTLRRNSLLPLYKIRRRSVSPGLVVPKVRLCKAPPPTYTPERNRCRSKNSQYLQVPKWKYKALKEETEQEKQNKKLGLHIVKKR